Sequence from the Saccharopolyspora pogona genome:
GACGAAACCTGGTCCAGCACGACGCGCAGCCGGGCCGCGTCGTCGCCCGCCCGGCCCCAGGCCGAGGCCATCGCCGGGTCCAGCGAATCCGGGGCCCGCTCGGACAACGCCCACACCAGCTCGGCCAGCAGCGCCCGCTGCCGTTCCTGCATCCGCAACCGCTGCGGATCGCTCATCACGTACCGCAGCGCGACGGCCTTGAGCACCGCGACCTCGGCCACCACCGGTTCGGGCACGACCAGCTCCGCGCGGTACCTGGTCAGCGGTCCGGGCCCGAAGCGGTCGCCCGTCCCGGTCACCGCCGCGGCCACGAACCGCCCGACTAGTTCGCTGGTGAGCCGCTTCAGCGCGACCTGCGCGCGGAACGTGCCGTCGTAGTCCAGCACCGCGGCCACCACCGGCCACCGCACCAGCTCCGACGCCGCGTATTCGAGCTGCCCGGCGGTGTCCCCCGAACCGTCGCCCCAGAAGTGCTTGGCCGCCATCCGGACGATCTCCGCCCGCTCATCGCCGCTGGTCAGCGAGCGCAGCGTGATCCGCCCCGACAGCACCCCGTCCTCGACGTCGTGCACCGAGTAGGCCACGTCGTCGGACCAGTCCATGATCTGGGCCTCCAGACACCGGCGCGCCGATGGCGCGGCTTCGCGCAGCCACTCGAACACGGCCAGGTCGTCCGGGTAGACCCCGAACTTGGCCTGGCCCGGGCGCTTCGGCCACGGGTACTTCGTCGCCGCGTCCAGACACGCGCGAGTCAGGTTCAGGCCGCGGCCGACGTCACCCGATTCGGCCAGCTTCGGCTCCAACCTGGTGAGGATGCGCAGAGTCTGCGCATTGCCCTCGAAACCGCCGCAGTCGCCGGCCAGGTCGTTCAGCGCCCGCTCACCGTTGTGCCCGAACGGCGGGTGCCCGATGTCGTGCGCGAGCCCGGCGGTGTCCACCAGATCCGGATCGGCGCCCAACGCGGCGGCGATGCCCCGCCCGATCTGCGCGACCTCCAGCGAATGGGTCAACCGGGTGCGCGGCACATCGCCCTCTTCCGGGCCCACGACCTGCGTCTTCCCCGCCAACCGGCGCAACGCCGCCGAATGCAGCACCCGCGACCGGTCCCGCGCGAACGGACTCCGGTCGTCGGAACGGGCGCCGACGGGCACCGCGACCTTCGGTGGCTCGGGCAGCAGCCGCCGAAGGTCGTGCGCGTCGTAGCCGGGCATCGCGCCCGTCGGGTCTCCGGAGCTCATCGCGCTCAGATTACGGCCAGAACCCGACACATCGCCGCAGCGCAGCGGGGCCTGTCGCGCGCCGCGCCTCAGCCCAGCCCGTCGCCGGAGATCTCGGACGGGGCGTGCGTCAAGCGGTAGTACACGAGTGCGCCGGTTTCCCGGACGATGTACTTGAACTGGACCTCGCGGGTCTGCACCACGGGCCCGGACCGGGCCGGGGACGCCCACGCCGTCAGCCCGAAGTCGCTGGCCATCGTCCGCGCCCGCAGCGAATGCCAGGGGTCGCTCACGATCAGCGCGCTCGTCCAACCGCGCTGCTGGGACAGCTCGGCGACGGCCTGGAGGCTGCCCAGCGTGTCACTGCCGACATCGACGTCCACGATCTTCCCGGAGGGCACTCCGTTGCCCATCAACCACTTCTTGCCGGCCTGCGCCTCGGTGTAGGCGTCTCCGGGCAACCGGCCGCCGACCGTGACGATGTACTTGGTCAGGCCATCCTGGTAGAGCTCCAAGGCCTGGTCGAGCCTGGCGGCCAGCACGTCCGAGGGCTTGCCGTGGTACTGGGCGGCACCGAGCACGATCACGATGTCGACCGGCCGCCGGTCGTCGGCGCGGGCCACCTGCCACACGCGGAACGCGGTGCCGCCGATCACCAGCAGCACCACCAGCAGGGCACCGACCACCGCGCGCCCCAGCAGCCGACCGGCGGGTCGGCGCCGATGGGCAGCTCGATGAGGGCTCACGTTGGCATCCTCGCAGATCTTCGGGAACCGCCGACGACGATCCGGGTCCGGTCACACCGGCGGTTCGACCGGTCCGGAAGCACCAACATTCTCAACCCGCTCCCAGACGTCGGGTCGGCAACGTCCGAGGACGCCGCCGACCCGGACCGGTGCACCAAGCTCAGCAGCCGAGCAGGCGGGCCGCCAGGTACTCCTCCAGCTTGTCGATCGCCACCCGCTCCTGCGACATCGTGTCGCGCTCGCGGACGGTGACCGCGTGGTCGGACAGCGAGTCGAAGTCGACCGTGACGCAGAACGGCGTGCCGATCTCGTCCTGCCGCCGGTAGCGGCGACCGATCGCACCGGCGTCGTCGAAGTCGACGTTCCAGTTGCGGCGCAGCTGCGCGGCGATGTCGCGGGCCTTCGGCGACAGCTCGGCGTTGCGCGACAACGGCAGCACCGCCACCTTCACCGGCGCCAACCGGCGGTCCAGCTTCAGCACGACGCGCTTGTCCACGCCGCCCTTGGCGTTCGGCGCCTCGTCCTCGTGGTAGGCGTCGATCAGGAACGCCATCATCGGCCGCCCCACGCCCGCGGCCGGCTCGATCACGTACGGCCGGTACCGGGAGTTGCTGGCCTGGTCGAAGTACGACAGGTCCACGCCCGAATGGTTCGAGTGCGTGGTGAGGTCGAAGTCGGTGCGGTTGGCGATCCCTTCCAGCTCACCCCACTCCTGGCCGCCGAACCGGAACCGGTACTCGATGTCGACGGTGCGCTTCGCGTAGTGCGAGAGCTTTTCCTTGGGGTGCTCGTAGGTGCGCAGGTTCTCCGCGTCGATGCCGAGGTCCGAGTACCAGCGGGTACGCTCGTCGATCCAGTACTGGTGCCACTGCTCGTCCTCGCCGGGCTCGACGAAGAACTCCATCTCCATCTGCTCGAACTCGCGGGTCCGGAAGATGAAGTTGCCGGGCGTGATCTCGTTGCGGAACGACTTGCCGATCTGGCCGATGCCGAACGGCGGCTTCTTGCGCGCGGTGGTCATCACGTTCGCGAAATTGACGAAGATGCCCTGCGCGGTCTCCGGCCGCAGGTAGTGCATCCCCTCCTCGCTCTCCACCGGGCCGAGGAAGGTCTTGAGCATCATGTTGAACTCACGCGGGTCGGTGTACTGGCCGCGGGTTCCGCAGTTCGGGCACGGGACGTCGGAGAGGTCGTCCTCGGCGATCTCCTTGCCGGTGCGCTCGGCGTACTCCTCGGCGAGCTGGTCGGCGCGGAAGCGGTGGTGGCAGGAGGTGCACTCCACGAGCGGGTCGTGGAACGCGGTGACGTGCCCGGAGGCCTCCCAGACCGGGCGGGGCAGGATCACCGACGAGTCCAGGCCTACGACGTCGTCGCGGCCCTGCACCATCGACTTCCACCACTGGCGCTTGATGTTGTCCTTGAGCTCGACGCCGAGCGGTCCGTAGTCCCAAGCCGACCGCGTACCGCCATAGATCTCGCCGGACGGGAAGACGAAACCACGGCGCTTGCAGAGATTGACGATCGTGTCGATCTGGTCGGCGGGCACGCTCACTCCGGAATCATCACTGGATGTACGTCGAACCAGCTGGTCGGGCTGGAGTTTCCCAGCGTACCGATCCCGGACCGGGTGACGTTCGCCCGGGCTGGCCATCGGGTGGCGCGAGGCCACCGGCCGGGCGTGCGGTATTGATTTGAACCGTTCACGCAACGTGTCAAAACGTTCCGTGAGCAGATGACTTGCGCCACCTGCGTTGACCATCAGGAAGACTGGTGGCCTTCACGCTTCCTCGACGCTGAGCGATCGAGCAGTGGGAGCCAGGAATCCCCCTCGTTCAAGGGAGGGGAAGGGTTTCTGACAGTTCCGGAGCCTGTGTCAATGTGTGACAGAGCGTGTGCTGACCGAGCGAAAGCCAAGCCTGGTCAGCGGCTTTCCTGCGGCGGCAGGTGAAACACGTCAGGTACCGCGAGTTGCGTGGGAACCGGCCGCAAGGCCAAACGCACGTGGAGACCGTGTCAGACCAGCGTTCGTGCTGGCAGCGAGTGATCGAGCCCTAGGCGATCAGCATCAGCCGGGTTGGAACCAGCCCGGTTGACATCAAAGCCAAAGGATGGTGCGTGCTTGGTGCTCGCAGCGCACTGACTGCACCTACCCGATCATCGGAGGCTTCAGGCGACAGGTCGGCTCAGGCGTACCCGTAGGATGGGTTCGTGGAGCGTCACTGCACTCAGCCGATGTCACCGCAGGCAGGCGACCCCGCGTCGAGGCTCGCCGGAGAGGAAACGATGCCCGCCGTCAGCCCGGATTCCGAGCCGGCCCGGTCGACTGCGGGCCCCGCCCTGGACAGCACCGCCGACCACGTGCACTCGCCGGAGCGAGCCGCGCACCCGGTGCCGCTGCGGGACCAGCGCGTCCTGGTCGAGGCCGGGGAGCTGCTGCGGGCGCTGGCAGCGCCGGTGCGCATCGCGATCGTCCTGCAGCTGCGGGAGGCAGAGCGCTGCGTGCACGAGCTGGTCGATGCGCTCGGCGTCGCCCAGCCGCTGATCAGCCAGCACCTGCGGGTGCTGAAGTCCGCCGGGGTCGTCCACGGCGAGCGGCACGGCCGGGAGGTCGTCTACCGGCTCGTGGACGAGCACCTGGCGCATATCGTGGTGGATGCCGCCGCGCACGCGGAGGAGATCTCCGGCACCCGGTCGCGCGGTCCGGCGCCACGTTCCATCGCATCCCGACAGGAGACGGAGACAGCGTGACCACCGGCGAAGGTCCCACGGTCGGCGTACCGGGACTGCGGGCCACCAAGCAGCGAGCGGCCGTGTCGAACCTGCTGGACCAGGTCAACGACTTCCGCTCCGCCCAGGAACTGCACGAGGCGCTGCGGCGGCAGGGCGAGGGCATCGGCCTGACCACGGTCTACCGCACGCTGCAAACCCTGGTCGACGCGGGCGAGGTCGACGTGCTGCGCACCCCGTCCGGCGAGGCAGTGTACCGGCGGTGCTCCAGCCACCACCACCATCACCTGGTGTGCCGGCACTGCAGCCGGACCGTGGAGGTGGCCGACCCGCCGGTGGAGAACTGGGCCGAGCGGATCGGCCAGGAACACGGCTTCTCCGACGTCAGCCACACGGTGGAGATCATCGGCACCTGCCCGGACTGCACCGCCCGAGGCTTCTGATACTGGCGGCGATTTTGCACCGGACGTGGCCTGGTCAGTACTCGTAGGTGTCCTGCGGGGTTGGGATCGGGCGGATCAGCACCGTCTCCAGCGTCGGGACGTAGTCATTGGCTTCCGTGGCCGTTCCCGGTCGCAGCTTGCCCGTCACCTCGATCCAGGTGTCCGCCGGGAGCTCCGCCGCTTGCGCTGCGGCCGCGAGGTCGACCTTCACCGGGGCCGCGTCCGCGGCGCAGCAGCTGATACGCATCCTCGCGAGCTGCGTCGTTCCCGGTGTCGGATGCACCACGAAGCCCTGGAGACGCACCGCCCGGCCGTTCAGCGCACCGCTGTCGTCCCAGATGACGCGGGTGACGAACTCCGACATGCTCAGCAGCGGCGCCTGCTCGGGCGGCAGGTTCGGGAACAGGGATTCCTTCGGCGCAGCCGGCGCCACCATCCGGTCGCGGGTCACCGAGTCGGAGCCGAGGGCGGGCGGGGCGATCAGGAAGATCGCGAACACCGGCAGCAGCAGCATCCAGGGACTGCGCGAGTTGTGCTCGTGCCGTTCGGGCCCGCCGCCCCGGATGTCGCGGACGATCGCGAACGCCGACAGCGCGACCATGACCACCCCCGCGACGACCAGCCACGGGAACAGCGCGGGCTTGACGTAGCGGAGATAGCTGCCGCCCAAGGCGATCTTGAGCAGCGCGCCGCCCAGCAGGAACAGCAGCAGGTTCTGCGTTTCCCGGCGCATCACGCACCTCCCGGCAGCAGGGCGCCGACGGCGACCGCGCAGCCGACGGCGACCACGAACGTGGCGGGTGCGAACCGGGCGACGAAGCGGCGGCCGAAAACACCGGACTGCAGCGCGATCAGCTTGAGGTCCACGGCCGGCCCGACGACCAGGAACACCAGCTTCGGGATCAGCGGCAGGCCCGGCATCGAAGCCACTACGAACGCGTCGGCCTCGCTGCACAGCGCGAGGACCACCGCGAGCACCGCCATGACCAGCACACCCAGCACCAGCTGACCGCCGAGCGACTCCAGCCAGGCCGCAGGCACCAGGACATTGAACACCGCGGACGTCAGGCCGCCGAGCACCAGGAATCCGCCCGCCTCGACCAGATCGTGCCGAGCGGACTCGGCGAACACCATCCACCGGCTGCCGGATCCGCGGTGCGCCTCGACCCGCTGCAGCGCCCGCTCGGCGAGCCATTCCGCCTTGCCGAGCCGGGCCCAGAGCCAGCCCATCACGCACGCCGTCAGCAGTGACCCGAGGAATCGCGCCACCACCATCAGCGGCTCGTCCGGGAAGGCGACCGTGGTGGAGACCAGGACGATCGGGTTCACTGCCGGGGCGGCCAGCAGGAAGGCGAGCGCCGCGGCCGGTGCGACGCCCTGCTGCATCAGCCGTCGCGCCACCGGCACCGAAGCACACTCGCAGCCTGGCAACGCCACGCCCGCGACACCAGCCACCGGCACCGCGGCGGCGGGGTTGGCGGGCAGCAGCCGACGCAGCACCTCCGGCGGGACGAACGCCGCGATCAACCCGCTGACCAGCACGCCGAGCACCAGGAACGGCATGGCTTGCACGCAGACGGCGACGAACACGGTCGAGCCGGTGCGGAGCGCAGGGACGTCGAGCAGTGCGCTCAGCTGCTGCTGGAACACCGCCGCGACGACCAGCAGGCCGCAGAGCACCTCCAACGAGGTGATGATGGGGCGCCGCGTGCGCGGCGGGTCGGCGATCTCGGTCACCGGGTCATCGTGCCAGTTCGAACTGATAATCGTTCGCACTAGGGGGCGAAAACACCACCACGACTCCCGGTACCGACACCATCGCCCCGGCTCAAGCGGCGTGCTTGCCGCCGGACCGACACACCGGCGCATCCCCCGGTTCCGTGACGACCCGCAATTTCAATGGAAATCGAAGGTCCGATTTCCATTGAAATTGCGGTCCCCCCGGTCTGGTGCCGTTAGTTGGTGGTGCCCTCGGATTCGGTCAGCAGCTCGGTGCGCAGTTGGGACGCCGTCGCGACCACCAGCATCAGCAGGGTGCCCAGCGGCGTCGCCGCCATCCCCTCCGCCGGGAAGGCGTAGCGCAGGGTCACGTCCATGCCGCGCTCGGTGCGGACCACCCCGAGCGTGCCGAACAGGCCCTGCCCCGCGCGCTCCGCGACCGACTGCGCGAGCTCGTCGGTGGGCGGCAGGTCCCAGGCGACCACGCAGGTCAGGCTCAGCACCGTCAGCCCCTCGGCGAGCTGCATCGCCTGCACGGCGCACGGGACGTCGGAGTGTCGAAAGGTGAGCGCGCCGTCGTCGTCGACGTGCACGTCGTGGTAGTTCTCCAGCGCTTCCTTCGCCGCGGTCAACAACCGCGCAGTGGCGGCGGCTTCCTGGGTCATCAATTGCCCTCCCGGGCGACATCGGCGGGCGCACCGGCCGCCGCCCTATCGATGGCTCCGCCGAACCGCCGGTCCCGGCGCGCGTACGCCTCGCACGCGTTCCACAGGTGCCGGCGGTCCACGTCAGGGAACAGGGTGTCCTGGAAGACGAGCTCCGCGTAGGCGGCCTGCCAGAGCATGAAGTTCGAGGTCCGTTGCTCACCGGACGGCCGGATGAACAGGTCGACGTCCGGCATCTCCGGCTGGTACAGGTAGCGGGCGACGGTGCGCTCATCCACCCGGTCCGGGTTGATCTTGCCCGCCGCCGCCAACTTGGCGATCTCACGCGCGGCATCGCCGATCTCGGCCCGGCCGCCGTAGTTGACGCACATGGTCAGGTTCATGACCTCGTTGTGCTGCGTGCGGACCTCCGCGGCCTGCAGCTCGTCCACCACGCTGCGCCACAGCCGCGGCTTGCGGCCCGCCCAGCGCACCCGCACGCCCATCTCGTCGAGTTCGTCGACGCGGCGCCGGATCACGTCGCGGTTGAACCCCATCAGGAACCGGACCTCGTCCGGGCTGCGCTTCCAGTTCTCGGTGGAGAAGGCGTACAGCGACAGCCACTTGACGCCGATCTCGATCGCGCCCCTGGCCAGCTCCAGCACGACCGCCTCGCCGCGCTTGTGCCCCTCAATGCGCGGCAGCCCGCGCTCGTTGGCCCAGCGGCCGTTGCCGTCCATCACGATGGCGACGTGCTTGGGCACGAATTCCGGCGGCACCGCCGGCGGCTTCGCGCCGGAGGCGTGCGGTTCCGGCGTCCGCACGGTCAGGTCGTCCTTGCCCCGCCCACGGCGTCGCAACATAACTGGGTTCTCCTTCGGACTGCTGGGCGTGCGTGCTCATTGTCCTCGCCCCGGTCGGTCATCGGTTCAGCGCCCGTCCTCGGCGGCGGCGACCAGCGTGGCATCGGCCGCGCGCTCTTGGATCAGCTCCGGCACCGTCCGCTCGACCAGCGGCAACGACCGCAACTGCCGTTCCATGTGCCACTGCAGGTGCGCCGCGATCAAGCCGCTGGCCTCCCTGCGGACCGAGTTCGAGGCAGTCTCCGCGGACGGCCAGTCACCGTGCAGCAGGCATTCCATCAGCGGCAAGGTTTGCACCGAGGGCCGCACCGAACCGGCCGGCCGGCACCGGACGCACACCGCGCCGCCGGCCTGCACGTTGAACGCGGCGTGCGGGCCCGCTTCACTGCAGCGCGCGCACTCGGCGAGCGCCGGCGCCCAGCCCGCGAAGGACATCGCGCGGAGCAAGAAGGCGTCCAGCACCTGCGAGGAATCGCGTTCCCGCCCGGCGAGCGCGCGCAGCGCGCCGATGGCGAGCAGGTAGAGCCGCAGCACCGGCTCGCCTTCTTCGGCGGCCAGCCGGTCGACGGTCTCCAGCACCGCGCAAGCCGCGGTGTAGCGCTGGTATTCATCGACGATGTGCACGCCGAACGCGTCCACGGTCTGCACCTGGGTGATCACGTCGAGCGTGCGACCGGTGTAGAGCTGCACGTCGACGTGGCAGAACGGCTCGACCCGCGCGCCGAAGCGCGACGTCGTCCGGCGCACGCCTTTGGCAACAGCCCTGACTTTCCCGTACCGCCGGGTGAGCAGGGTTATGATCCGGTCTGCCTCGCCCAGCTTCTGCACCCGCAGCACGACCGCGGTATCCCGGTAGAGGCTCACCTCCCCATCGTCGCACCTTCGTGCGGGTTCCCCGCCGCGAAGACGGCGATTCGAGGGATCCGGCTCGCGTCCTGGAACGTCCCAGGTGTGCGCCGCCAATCGCTGAGAGGAAGAGATGACCTACCCGCACGACCCGCAGAACCCGTACCAGCAGCAGGTACCGATCGTCGTCGGGCCGGGTTATCCGATGATGCCGCGCAACAACGGCATGGCCATCGCCTCGATGTGCGTTTCGCTGGCGGCGATCTTCACCTGCTACGGCGCGATCCTCATCGGGCCGGTCGGTGCGATCCTGGGCCACGTCTCGATGCGCGAGATCAATCGGAATCCGCAGGCCTACACCAACCGCGCCATGGCGCTGACGGGCATCATCGTCGGGTGGGTCGTGCCCGCGCTCTGGGTGCTGTTCATCACGTTCATGATCCTGGCCGCGACCGGTGTCCTCGGCAGCGGCCTGCAGAGCTCGTTCAACGACTAGACGTAGAGCGCTGTGAACGGCGGGAACGGCAGGTTCCTGATCAACGCCCAGACGGCGATCAGGACCAGCCCCGCCATCGGGGACCAGCGCCACTGCTCCCAGGTCGGGATGCGCCGCCCCTGCCAGCGGCCCAGCACCCAGGCGCCCCAGGTCCACAGGAAGAACGGGATGAACGCGATCAGCGCCGCGTTGTAGTGCAGCGCCGACAGCACGTCGCCGTGCAGCAGGCTGTAGAACATGCGCGTCGCGCCGCAGCCCGGGCAGTCGAGCCCGGTCAGCCACTTGACCGGGCACGGCGGCAGCGGGAAACCCGCGTCTGACGTCGGGTCGGCGGCCAGCACGACACCGGCCGCCGCACAGCCGACGAGCACCGTCGCCGCCGGGAGCAGCATGGTGCGCAGCCGCGTCGCGGTCATTGCGTCGTTGCTACCAGGCTGCCGATGAGGACGGCGTACACGATGAAGAAGACGACGTAGGCGAGGATCAGCAGCCCGTAGGCGCTGGCGCCCACGATGAT
This genomic interval carries:
- a CDS encoding isoprenyl transferase — its product is MLRRRGRGKDDLTVRTPEPHASGAKPPAVPPEFVPKHVAIVMDGNGRWANERGLPRIEGHKRGEAVVLELARGAIEIGVKWLSLYAFSTENWKRSPDEVRFLMGFNRDVIRRRVDELDEMGVRVRWAGRKPRLWRSVVDELQAAEVRTQHNEVMNLTMCVNYGGRAEIGDAAREIAKLAAAGKINPDRVDERTVARYLYQPEMPDVDLFIRPSGEQRTSNFMLWQAAYAELVFQDTLFPDVDRRHLWNACEAYARRDRRFGGAIDRAAAGAPADVAREGN
- a CDS encoding deoxyguanosinetriphosphate triphosphohydrolase, giving the protein MSSGDPTGAMPGYDAHDLRRLLPEPPKVAVPVGARSDDRSPFARDRSRVLHSAALRRLAGKTQVVGPEEGDVPRTRLTHSLEVAQIGRGIAAALGADPDLVDTAGLAHDIGHPPFGHNGERALNDLAGDCGGFEGNAQTLRILTRLEPKLAESGDVGRGLNLTRACLDAATKYPWPKRPGQAKFGVYPDDLAVFEWLREAAPSARRCLEAQIMDWSDDVAYSVHDVEDGVLSGRITLRSLTSGDERAEIVRMAAKHFWGDGSGDTAGQLEYAASELVRWPVVAAVLDYDGTFRAQVALKRLTSELVGRFVAAAVTGTGDRFGPGPLTRYRAELVVPEPVVAEVAVLKAVALRYVMSDPQRLRMQERQRALLAELVWALSERAPDSLDPAMASAWGRAGDDAARLRVVLDQVSSLTDAQAIGWHRNHVRNVANPM
- the recO gene encoding DNA repair protein RecO is translated as MSLYRDTAVVLRVQKLGEADRIITLLTRRYGKVRAVAKGVRRTTSRFGARVEPFCHVDVQLYTGRTLDVITQVQTVDAFGVHIVDEYQRYTAACAVLETVDRLAAEEGEPVLRLYLLAIGALRALAGRERDSSQVLDAFLLRAMSFAGWAPALAECARCSEAGPHAAFNVQAGGAVCVRCRPAGSVRPSVQTLPLMECLLHGDWPSAETASNSVRREASGLIAAHLQWHMERQLRSLPLVERTVPELIQERAADATLVAAAEDGR
- a CDS encoding DUF2752 domain-containing protein produces the protein MTATRLRTMLLPAATVLVGCAAAGVVLAADPTSDAGFPLPPCPVKWLTGLDCPGCGATRMFYSLLHGDVLSALHYNAALIAFIPFFLWTWGAWVLGRWQGRRIPTWEQWRWSPMAGLVLIAVWALIRNLPFPPFTALYV
- a CDS encoding DUF4190 domain-containing protein; translated protein: MTYPHDPQNPYQQQVPIVVGPGYPMMPRNNGMAIASMCVSLAAIFTCYGAILIGPVGAILGHVSMREINRNPQAYTNRAMALTGIIVGWVVPALWVLFITFMILAATGVLGSGLQSSFND
- a CDS encoding glycine--tRNA ligase; the protein is MPADQIDTIVNLCKRRGFVFPSGEIYGGTRSAWDYGPLGVELKDNIKRQWWKSMVQGRDDVVGLDSSVILPRPVWEASGHVTAFHDPLVECTSCHHRFRADQLAEEYAERTGKEIAEDDLSDVPCPNCGTRGQYTDPREFNMMLKTFLGPVESEEGMHYLRPETAQGIFVNFANVMTTARKKPPFGIGQIGKSFRNEITPGNFIFRTREFEQMEMEFFVEPGEDEQWHQYWIDERTRWYSDLGIDAENLRTYEHPKEKLSHYAKRTVDIEYRFRFGGQEWGELEGIANRTDFDLTTHSNHSGVDLSYFDQASNSRYRPYVIEPAAGVGRPMMAFLIDAYHEDEAPNAKGGVDKRVVLKLDRRLAPVKVAVLPLSRNAELSPKARDIAAQLRRNWNVDFDDAGAIGRRYRRQDEIGTPFCVTVDFDSLSDHAVTVRERDTMSQERVAIDKLEEYLAARLLGC
- a CDS encoding ArsR/SmtB family transcription factor, with translation MPAVSPDSEPARSTAGPALDSTADHVHSPERAAHPVPLRDQRVLVEAGELLRALAAPVRIAIVLQLREAERCVHELVDALGVAQPLISQHLRVLKSAGVVHGERHGREVVYRLVDEHLAHIVVDAAAHAEEISGTRSRGPAPRSIASRQETETA
- a CDS encoding YdcF family protein — translated: MSPHRAAHRRRPAGRLLGRAVVGALLVVLLVIGGTAFRVWQVARADDRRPVDIVIVLGAAQYHGKPSDVLAARLDQALELYQDGLTKYIVTVGGRLPGDAYTEAQAGKKWLMGNGVPSGKIVDVDVGSDTLGSLQAVAELSQQRGWTSALIVSDPWHSLRARTMASDFGLTAWASPARSGPVVQTREVQFKYIVRETGALVYYRLTHAPSEISGDGLG
- a CDS encoding Fur family transcriptional regulator, whose amino-acid sequence is MTTGEGPTVGVPGLRATKQRAAVSNLLDQVNDFRSAQELHEALRRQGEGIGLTTVYRTLQTLVDAGEVDVLRTPSGEAVYRRCSSHHHHHLVCRHCSRTVEVADPPVENWAERIGQEHGFSDVSHTVEIIGTCPDCTARGF
- a CDS encoding TIGR03943 family putative permease subunit, whose translation is MRRETQNLLLFLLGGALLKIALGGSYLRYVKPALFPWLVVAGVVMVALSAFAIVRDIRGGGPERHEHNSRSPWMLLLPVFAIFLIAPPALGSDSVTRDRMVAPAAPKESLFPNLPPEQAPLLSMSEFVTRVIWDDSGALNGRAVRLQGFVVHPTPGTTQLARMRISCCAADAAPVKVDLAAAAQAAELPADTWIEVTGKLRPGTATEANDYVPTLETVLIRPIPTPQDTYEY
- a CDS encoding permease, producing the protein MTEIADPPRTRRPIITSLEVLCGLLVVAAVFQQQLSALLDVPALRTGSTVFVAVCVQAMPFLVLGVLVSGLIAAFVPPEVLRRLLPANPAAAVPVAGVAGVALPGCECASVPVARRLMQQGVAPAAALAFLLAAPAVNPIVLVSTTVAFPDEPLMVVARFLGSLLTACVMGWLWARLGKAEWLAERALQRVEAHRGSGSRWMVFAESARHDLVEAGGFLVLGGLTSAVFNVLVPAAWLESLGGQLVLGVLVMAVLAVVLALCSEADAFVVASMPGLPLIPKLVFLVVGPAVDLKLIALQSGVFGRRFVARFAPATFVVAVGCAVAVGALLPGGA